A single region of the Echinimonas agarilytica genome encodes:
- a CDS encoding efflux RND transporter permease subunit, producing the protein MSVAEYFVKNKVISWMFTIILLVGGAVSYTELGRLEDPKFTIKDALVLTAYPGATPLQVEEEVSYPIEKEILTLPYVDEIKSINSRGLSQITVTMKNTYGPDDLPQIWDELRRKVNDLKPNLPPGVGEPNIIDDFGDVYGVMLAITGKGYSYKDLMDYVDFIKREIELIPGVAKVAIAGAQQEQVFIEMSLNKLAALGLNPNNVYNMLTTQNTVQPAGALRIGDEYIRFHPTGEFKSVKELEDLIITSEGSSKLIYLKDVATVTKGYQEVPTNIINFDGAEAINIGVSFADGVNVVEIGKAMDARLAELDQFRPAGIEVGTIYNQPKEVDKSVAAFALNLLEAVAIVVVVLLVFMGLRSGLLIGLILFLTVMGTFLVMKWFAIDLQRISLGALIIALGMLVDNAIVVVEGILIGQKRGMTKLEAAKDIVGQTIWPLFGATIIAIAAFAPIGLSPDSTGEFAGSLFWVLLISLFLSWITAITLTPFFAHMFFDETEKSEKTSDEEDDPYKGAIFVFYKGFLDLCMRFRGLTVALVVGAFMLSIWGYGFVKQSFFPPSTTPIFLIDLWLPEGSDIRYTQEVTGEVEEWVLQQESVQNVTATIGQGAQRFMLTYEGERAYAAYAQLLVRVEDFEAVMPMMTKSQQMLDAEYPFVMTKFKRLEIGPSPSAKVEAKFIGPDPDVLRHLAQSAMDVFYNAGGTVNVRHDWRERTKILEPQFNEIQARRLGITKADVDDALQMNLSGLNIGLYREGTSLLPIVARLPKEERAQALEGIRLWSPVAQQMIPLRQVVDGYKVIWEDPIIQREDRKRMITVMMDPNFSSGETATTLRNRVIDDIEAIELPSGYVLDWGGEYSDSKDAQEALFATLPMGYLFMFLITVFLFNAVKKPLVIWACVPLAMIGIVSGLLILGKPFGFMALLGMLSLSGMLVKNGIVLLDQINIEMASGKEPYKAVFDSAVSRVRPVCMAAITTILGMLPLLIDAFFESMAAVVMFGLGVATILTLIIVPVLFCMFHGVKYRPLADIEGKD; encoded by the coding sequence ATGAGTGTAGCTGAGTACTTTGTTAAGAATAAAGTTATCAGCTGGATGTTTACGATCATCCTTCTGGTAGGCGGTGCGGTTTCATACACAGAGTTAGGACGTTTAGAAGATCCTAAATTTACCATTAAAGATGCGTTGGTTCTGACAGCATATCCCGGGGCAACACCACTACAAGTAGAGGAGGAAGTCTCTTATCCAATTGAAAAAGAGATTTTGACGCTGCCTTATGTGGACGAGATTAAATCTATTAACAGCCGAGGTTTGTCACAAATCACTGTGACCATGAAAAATACCTACGGCCCCGACGATTTGCCACAAATTTGGGATGAACTCCGTCGCAAGGTGAACGACCTCAAACCGAATTTACCGCCAGGTGTTGGTGAGCCCAATATCATTGATGATTTCGGTGATGTATATGGTGTGATGCTAGCTATTACAGGTAAGGGGTACAGCTACAAAGATCTGATGGATTATGTTGATTTCATCAAGCGTGAAATTGAACTGATTCCGGGGGTCGCTAAGGTTGCGATTGCCGGTGCGCAGCAGGAACAAGTCTTTATTGAAATGTCGCTCAACAAGTTAGCCGCATTGGGACTCAATCCTAACAATGTGTATAACATGCTCACTACCCAAAATACGGTACAACCGGCCGGAGCACTTCGTATTGGCGATGAATACATTCGCTTTCATCCCACCGGAGAATTTAAGTCCGTTAAAGAACTTGAAGATCTTATTATTACATCTGAAGGTTCAAGCAAACTGATTTACTTGAAAGACGTTGCTACGGTCACAAAAGGGTATCAAGAAGTTCCAACCAACATCATCAATTTTGATGGTGCAGAAGCGATTAATATTGGTGTCTCTTTTGCTGATGGTGTCAACGTTGTTGAAATCGGTAAAGCCATGGATGCTCGGTTAGCTGAATTGGATCAATTCCGCCCAGCGGGGATTGAAGTTGGTACCATTTACAATCAACCGAAAGAAGTGGACAAATCAGTTGCAGCCTTTGCATTGAATTTGTTGGAAGCCGTAGCCATTGTTGTTGTGGTTCTTCTGGTATTCATGGGGTTGCGATCTGGTTTACTTATTGGTTTGATTCTTTTCCTCACCGTGATGGGTACTTTCTTGGTGATGAAGTGGTTTGCGATTGACCTCCAACGTATTTCATTGGGGGCGCTGATTATTGCTCTAGGGATGCTGGTGGATAATGCCATTGTGGTGGTCGAAGGCATATTGATAGGGCAAAAACGGGGAATGACCAAACTCGAGGCTGCCAAAGATATTGTTGGACAAACGATTTGGCCATTGTTTGGTGCAACGATTATTGCAATTGCCGCGTTCGCACCTATTGGCTTGTCTCCCGACAGTACCGGTGAATTTGCAGGAAGTTTATTCTGGGTTCTATTAATCTCTCTATTTTTGAGCTGGATTACTGCAATTACATTGACACCTTTCTTTGCTCATATGTTTTTTGATGAGACAGAAAAGAGCGAAAAAACCAGTGATGAGGAAGACGACCCCTATAAAGGAGCGATCTTTGTTTTCTATAAAGGCTTTTTAGACTTATGCATGCGCTTCAGAGGCCTTACCGTTGCTTTAGTTGTTGGTGCTTTCATGTTGTCTATTTGGGGGTATGGGTTTGTAAAGCAATCGTTCTTCCCCCCTTCAACAACTCCCATTTTCCTCATTGATTTATGGTTGCCTGAAGGTTCTGACATTCGCTATACACAAGAAGTGACGGGTGAAGTGGAAGAATGGGTGTTACAACAAGAGTCAGTTCAAAATGTAACAGCAACCATTGGGCAAGGCGCACAACGATTCATGCTGACCTACGAAGGTGAGCGCGCTTATGCAGCATATGCTCAATTGCTAGTTCGTGTGGAAGATTTTGAAGCAGTCATGCCAATGATGACTAAGTCACAGCAAATGCTGGATGCTGAGTATCCGTTTGTGATGACTAAGTTTAAGCGACTCGAGATTGGCCCATCACCGTCTGCTAAAGTTGAAGCGAAGTTCATCGGACCCGATCCGGATGTCTTGCGACATCTTGCCCAAAGCGCAATGGATGTCTTTTACAATGCCGGCGGAACGGTCAATGTTCGTCACGATTGGCGAGAACGCACCAAAATATTGGAGCCTCAGTTCAATGAAATACAGGCGCGACGATTAGGCATTACTAAGGCTGATGTTGATGATGCGCTACAAATGAATTTGTCGGGCCTTAACATTGGTTTGTATCGTGAAGGTACTTCATTGCTTCCAATCGTTGCTCGTTTGCCTAAGGAAGAGCGAGCACAAGCACTCGAAGGTATTCGTTTGTGGTCACCAGTGGCTCAGCAAATGATTCCATTGCGACAAGTGGTTGATGGTTACAAAGTAATTTGGGAAGACCCGATTATTCAACGTGAAGATCGCAAGCGGATGATCACAGTGATGATGGATCCGAACTTTAGCTCAGGTGAAACAGCCACAACGCTTCGCAATCGTGTGATTGACGATATCGAAGCGATTGAGCTACCATCGGGTTATGTGTTGGACTGGGGAGGCGAGTATTCCGACTCTAAAGATGCTCAAGAAGCGTTGTTTGCCACGTTGCCAATGGGTTACTTATTTATGTTCTTAATCACTGTGTTTTTGTTTAATGCAGTGAAAAAACCATTAGTGATTTGGGCCTGTGTGCCTCTTGCGATGATCGGTATTGTGAGCGGCCTTCTAATCCTAGGTAAACCATTCGGCTTTATGGCCCTATTGGGCATGTTAAGTCTATCGGGTATGTTGGTGAAGAACGGTATTGTATTGCTAGATCAAATCAACATTGAGATGGCTTCGGGCAAAGAACCCTACAAAGCTGTATTTGACTCAGCAGTGAGTCGTGTTCGCCCTGTATGTATGGCCGCAATTACAACCATTCTAGGTATGCTTCCTTTGCTGATCGATGCCTTCTTCGAGTCTATGGCTGCCGTTGTGATGTTTGGTTTGGGAGTGGCAACGATACTCACCTTGATTATCGTTCCTGTGTTGTTCTGTATGTTCCATGGTGTTAAATACCGGCCACTGGCAGATATTGAAGGCAAAGACTAA
- a CDS encoding DNA polymerase III subunit psi translates to MNQSQWQLLDAMGVSSWQRKAAGELLCPASIQTNTPRSSDLMIAVIAPKDDWVSGQLLFKSIANAIDLPLTNFRYFHAIEDLLQHTCNEFDVIWLVGNKATSNLPSSCKIVESESFSVMQQNRQAKGALWNQIKEFRRDA, encoded by the coding sequence ATGAATCAATCTCAATGGCAATTGCTTGATGCGATGGGGGTGAGTAGCTGGCAGCGTAAAGCTGCTGGTGAACTATTGTGCCCCGCAAGTATTCAGACGAATACACCCAGATCGTCGGATTTGATGATTGCAGTTATAGCACCGAAAGACGATTGGGTTTCGGGCCAATTGCTCTTTAAATCAATTGCCAATGCGATTGATTTACCACTTACCAATTTTCGTTACTTCCACGCCATTGAAGACTTACTTCAACACACTTGTAATGAGTTTGACGTGATTTGGTTGGTAGGGAACAAAGCCACTTCAAACTTGCCTTCTAGTTGCAAAATCGTCGAATCTGAATCATTTTCGGTTATGCAACAAAACAGGCAAGCCAAAGGAGCGCTTTGGAATCAAATCAAAGAATTTAGACGTGACGCCTGA
- a CDS encoding ANTAR domain-containing response regulator — MQEEQSVIKIMLVDDQVERAALVEATLIDNNFDVVANLPNASGLLHQIGLHMPDIVLMELDSPDRDILESLAFVNNHHPIPVVMFSEDDSQQFMQQAVEAGVSAYMTHAIDPNKVKTAIDLAMVQFRQHQALKQALIDSKAELEVRKRIERAKGLLMATQKLTEQQAHKHLRDLAMRERWRLEQAADKLIENLLPKTSDVETTKEVGCER, encoded by the coding sequence ATGCAAGAAGAACAGTCTGTCATCAAAATTATGTTGGTTGATGATCAAGTTGAACGAGCGGCGCTTGTTGAAGCAACGCTAATTGACAACAACTTTGATGTTGTTGCCAATCTACCCAACGCCTCTGGATTACTTCATCAAATCGGTCTGCATATGCCAGATATCGTCTTGATGGAGTTGGACTCTCCCGATAGAGATATTTTAGAAAGCCTTGCGTTCGTCAATAACCATCATCCCATTCCTGTTGTGATGTTTTCAGAAGACGACAGTCAGCAATTTATGCAACAGGCGGTAGAAGCAGGAGTGAGTGCGTATATGACTCATGCCATTGACCCAAATAAAGTGAAAACTGCGATTGATCTCGCCATGGTGCAGTTTAGACAGCATCAGGCACTTAAGCAGGCACTGATAGATAGTAAAGCCGAACTTGAAGTTCGAAAACGTATTGAGCGAGCAAAAGGCTTGTTGATGGCAACGCAGAAACTAACCGAGCAGCAAGCTCATAAACATTTACGTGATTTAGCCATGAGAGAACGCTGGAGGCTGGAGCAAGCTGCAGACAAGTTAATTGAAAACTTACTGCCGAAAACTTCAGATGTTGAAACTACAAAGGAGGTTGGGTGTGAGCGTTAA
- a CDS encoding efflux RND transporter periplasmic adaptor subunit, with protein sequence MKYWLARVGCLVMALNLLGCSDDPQVETKEIVRPVKLYTVELDDIVVHQFPGEVQASDQAVLAFRVPGQIAKYHVLSGEQVEAGQLLVELDNTTYQLESDNAQAAYELAQVQHSRAKALVKDFLISQQDFDQSKADLLVAEANLDNAKSQVDYCRLYSPYNGVVANTYHENFEYVQAQLPVLSVHTDANVDVIVQVPERVFEIISRTRQANNDEKVESDIQVQFPAIPTETYKATVKEVSTVADPDTASFAVTLTLPDPGSINLYAGMSAAVTASLATGDRVRTPKLPENSTFEVEGKDYVWVVDSSTQRISQRQVSLNDEGGLVSGLKHGEVIVETGTQELKDGQVVKHWVKERGL encoded by the coding sequence ATGAAATATTGGTTAGCCAGAGTTGGCTGCTTAGTGATGGCGTTAAACTTGTTGGGGTGTAGTGATGACCCGCAAGTCGAAACTAAGGAAATAGTTCGGCCTGTCAAACTGTATACAGTTGAACTGGACGATATAGTTGTTCATCAATTTCCTGGAGAAGTGCAAGCCAGTGATCAAGCTGTACTTGCTTTTCGAGTGCCAGGACAAATTGCCAAATATCATGTTTTATCGGGTGAGCAAGTTGAAGCGGGTCAGTTGTTAGTTGAGTTGGACAATACGACTTACCAGTTAGAGTCTGACAATGCACAAGCTGCTTACGAACTTGCGCAAGTCCAACATTCACGTGCTAAGGCCTTAGTGAAAGACTTTTTAATCTCTCAACAAGACTTTGATCAGTCAAAAGCCGATCTATTAGTGGCGGAAGCAAATTTAGACAACGCAAAGTCGCAAGTCGATTATTGCCGTCTGTATTCACCGTATAACGGTGTCGTGGCTAATACCTATCACGAAAATTTTGAATATGTACAAGCCCAGCTTCCAGTATTGTCTGTGCATACGGATGCCAATGTTGATGTGATTGTGCAAGTTCCAGAACGTGTTTTTGAGATCATTTCTCGGACACGTCAAGCCAATAATGACGAGAAAGTCGAAAGCGATATTCAAGTTCAATTTCCTGCTATCCCAACAGAAACATACAAAGCAACGGTGAAAGAAGTGAGTACGGTCGCTGATCCTGACACTGCATCGTTTGCAGTAACGCTGACACTTCCCGACCCCGGCTCTATTAATTTATATGCAGGGATGTCTGCAGCTGTGACCGCGTCGCTGGCAACTGGCGATCGGGTGCGGACTCCGAAGTTACCGGAGAACAGCACCTTTGAAGTCGAGGGTAAAGATTATGTTTGGGTTGTTGATTCTTCCACTCAGCGCATTAGTCAGCGTCAAGTTAGCTTGAACGATGAAGGAGGGCTGGTTTCTGGTCTCAAACATGGTGAGGTTATCGTCGAAACCGGTACGCAAGAATTAAAAGATGGCCAAGTGGTGAAGCATTGGGTCAAGGAACGAGGGCTATAA
- the pheA gene encoding prephenate dehydratase: MSSPDLNQVRIDISSTDSQLLELLSKRRKLSINVAQSKLATTKPVRDTEREQQLLVKLIEQGKALNLDALYVTQVFHSIIEDSVLLQQAYLQNHINPETVAHKVRVAFLGQQGSYSHLAAQKYFARRAEEVIEHGCASFKEIINTVESGRADYALLPIENTSSGGINEVYDILQHTSLHIVGELSVPVEHCLLVATDTEEHKIKTIYSHFQPVAQCSEYLSTLNDIKIEQADSSANALEIVSQLQRDDVAAIGNSEGGRLYGLTPIQTGIANQKQNYSRFIVVARKPIDVAAQIPAKTTFIMSVKQRPGSLVDALLILKQNKINMCKLESRPIPGNPWEEMFYVDVESNVDSDNMRNALKNLGEITTFIKILGCYPSDDIKPTNPTVDS, from the coding sequence ATGTCTTCGCCAGACCTTAATCAAGTAAGAATCGACATATCTTCAACTGATAGTCAGCTCCTAGAGTTACTCTCTAAACGCCGCAAGCTCAGTATTAATGTTGCACAAAGCAAACTTGCAACGACCAAGCCCGTGCGTGATACCGAACGTGAGCAACAACTCTTGGTCAAGCTCATCGAGCAAGGCAAAGCACTCAATCTTGATGCGCTATATGTCACCCAAGTCTTCCATAGCATCATTGAAGATTCTGTTTTGCTACAGCAAGCTTATTTGCAAAACCACATCAACCCTGAAACTGTGGCACATAAAGTACGCGTGGCATTCTTGGGGCAACAAGGTTCCTACTCTCACTTAGCTGCTCAAAAGTATTTTGCAAGACGAGCCGAAGAAGTCATTGAGCATGGCTGTGCAAGCTTTAAAGAAATTATAAATACGGTTGAAAGTGGCAGAGCCGATTACGCATTACTCCCCATAGAGAACACATCTTCAGGCGGTATTAATGAGGTGTATGACATTCTCCAACACACCAGTTTGCATATTGTAGGTGAGTTATCAGTGCCTGTTGAGCATTGCTTACTCGTGGCAACGGACACTGAAGAACACAAAATTAAAACAATCTACTCGCATTTTCAGCCTGTCGCTCAATGCAGTGAATACCTCAGTACGTTGAACGATATCAAAATAGAACAAGCAGATAGCTCTGCCAATGCATTAGAGATCGTCTCGCAACTTCAACGCGATGATGTTGCAGCCATTGGTAATTCAGAGGGGGGGCGTTTGTATGGCCTTACCCCCATCCAAACCGGCATTGCCAATCAAAAACAAAACTACAGCCGCTTCATTGTTGTCGCGAGAAAACCTATTGATGTGGCAGCTCAAATTCCTGCGAAAACTACGTTTATTATGTCGGTGAAGCAACGTCCAGGTTCTCTGGTAGATGCCTTGCTCATTTTAAAGCAAAACAAAATTAATATGTGCAAACTCGAATCGCGCCCTATTCCCGGAAACCCATGGGAAGAGATGTTTTATGTCGATGTAGAAAGCAACGTTGACAGCGACAACATGAGAAATGCACTGAAAAATCTTGGTGAAATCACCACATTTATCAAAATTTTAGGCTGTTATCCGAGTGATGATATTAAACCAACTAACCCCACGGTTGACAGCTAA
- the rimI gene encoding ribosomal protein S18-alanine N-acetyltransferase has product MTPDPSFRHYNASDIDQIAAIEERVQVTPWPRSMFIEPLEYHRYFGFVLECETEIVGFYIAEFIAGEATLHNVAVKPAFQGRGLGKHLLQHLIEQCRDRKAEQLFLEVRESNTTARGLYESFGFEQVGLRKDYYRAAWGKENGLVLAKAF; this is encoded by the coding sequence GTGACGCCTGACCCTTCATTTCGACATTACAACGCATCAGATATTGATCAAATCGCAGCGATAGAGGAGCGGGTACAAGTCACGCCTTGGCCACGCAGTATGTTTATCGAGCCGCTGGAGTATCATCGTTACTTTGGTTTTGTGCTTGAGTGTGAGACAGAGATTGTTGGATTCTATATTGCTGAATTTATTGCAGGAGAAGCGACCTTACATAATGTGGCGGTGAAACCTGCTTTTCAAGGACGCGGGTTGGGCAAACATTTATTGCAGCATTTGATAGAGCAGTGCCGTGACAGAAAAGCGGAGCAGCTTTTTTTGGAAGTTCGAGAAAGCAACACTACAGCTCGTGGACTATACGAATCATTTGGTTTTGAGCAGGTCGGATTGCGCAAAGACTACTACCGAGCTGCTTGGGGCAAGGAGAACGGCTTAGTGTTAGCAAAGGCTTTCTAG
- a CDS encoding CmpA/NrtA family ABC transporter substrate-binding protein gives MSVNPSIKLGFVRLIDSAPLIVAEQLGLYKHHNLNVELQRERSWAAIRDKLVAGTISGAQLLAPLGIAIHSGLMGHKKKLDMSLSLGCNGNAISMSSRCCAQVRALGGELGSNPMVNAQSFGEWVRHRKQPIVLATVHPYSVHTFQLHAWLRYAGLNPETDLQIVTLPPEQMVDSLISGQIEGFCVGSPWSSVAVQKGVAEIVATGAQLWSQTPEKVLGMSQAWVDENPETYERLLAAVLGACAWLSDPSNNDKAVAMLARQEYLDLSPAALKPAISGQLVLNRLGEEILVPNFHEFYGRLANQLSEIQQQWLLTHMHSCVAPHKLTLKDIESCFKSGSLAQAEKLSGSALPAIAGHKMPMLVTMQ, from the coding sequence GTGAGCGTTAATCCGTCCATTAAGTTGGGTTTTGTTCGTTTGATTGATAGCGCCCCACTCATTGTTGCTGAGCAATTAGGCTTGTATAAACACCATAATCTTAACGTTGAATTACAACGTGAACGATCATGGGCTGCTATTCGAGACAAGTTGGTTGCGGGTACTATTAGTGGCGCGCAGTTGCTCGCGCCATTGGGAATAGCCATTCATTCCGGACTGATGGGGCATAAGAAAAAGCTCGATATGAGCCTAAGCCTTGGTTGTAATGGCAATGCCATATCCATGTCTTCACGCTGCTGTGCTCAGGTGAGAGCGCTGGGTGGGGAACTTGGCAGCAATCCTATGGTCAATGCTCAGAGCTTTGGGGAATGGGTTCGACATCGAAAACAACCGATTGTGCTGGCAACAGTACACCCATATTCAGTCCATACCTTTCAATTACATGCTTGGTTACGCTATGCAGGCCTTAATCCCGAGACGGATCTGCAGATTGTAACTTTACCGCCTGAACAAATGGTGGATAGTTTAATAAGTGGCCAAATTGAAGGGTTTTGCGTTGGATCGCCATGGAGTTCTGTAGCGGTTCAGAAAGGGGTTGCGGAGATTGTTGCTACAGGCGCACAGCTATGGAGTCAAACACCTGAAAAAGTACTAGGTATGTCACAAGCTTGGGTGGATGAAAACCCAGAAACATACGAACGTTTACTTGCCGCAGTGCTTGGGGCTTGTGCTTGGTTGTCTGATCCGAGTAACAATGACAAAGCCGTTGCGATGTTGGCCCGTCAGGAATATTTAGACTTGTCACCGGCGGCATTAAAGCCTGCAATTTCTGGGCAGCTAGTGCTTAATCGTTTGGGTGAGGAAATACTTGTTCCTAATTTTCACGAATTTTATGGCCGCTTGGCCAATCAATTGTCGGAGATACAGCAGCAATGGTTGCTCACGCACATGCACAGTTGCGTAGCTCCTCATAAACTTACGCTGAAAGACATCGAGAGTTGTTTTAAAAGTGGCTCATTAGCGCAAGCCGAGAAGTTATCGGGAAGTGCTTTACCTGCAATAGCAGGACACAAAATGCCAATGTTAGTCACTATGCAGTAA
- the cobA gene encoding uroporphyrinogen-III C-methyltransferase, translating into MKGFVSLVGAGPGDPDLITVKALKAIQTADVIVYDRLSAPELLEHAKPDSQHIYVGKAKGCKQMSQKDINRLLVTLAQQPRRIVRLKGGDPFVFGRGGEEMMSLREASIEYEVIPGITAASGCAASCGIPLTHREVARAVTLLTAHGSDGKLPEQWHALVRHDHTLVIYMGLSKLATITQTLVQQGQSPDMPIAVISQGSTPQQQTVIGTLNNVAQRVSDAELPSPALIMIGESVLFAEHLEQVSSECTHQVA; encoded by the coding sequence ATGAAAGGTTTTGTTAGTTTAGTTGGAGCTGGTCCGGGTGACCCTGATTTGATTACCGTAAAAGCATTAAAAGCGATACAAACAGCAGATGTGATCGTTTATGACCGCTTGTCGGCTCCTGAGTTGTTAGAGCATGCAAAACCTGACAGCCAGCACATATACGTAGGGAAAGCGAAGGGGTGTAAGCAAATGTCGCAAAAAGACATTAATCGCTTGTTGGTAACGCTTGCACAGCAACCACGCCGAATTGTTCGCCTGAAAGGCGGTGATCCTTTTGTGTTTGGCCGTGGCGGGGAAGAAATGATGTCTCTGCGAGAAGCTTCGATTGAATACGAAGTGATTCCTGGAATTACCGCCGCAAGTGGTTGTGCTGCCTCGTGCGGTATTCCTTTAACTCACCGTGAAGTGGCGCGAGCAGTCACCTTATTAACGGCACATGGCAGTGATGGAAAACTCCCAGAACAATGGCATGCGTTGGTCCGCCACGATCACACGTTAGTGATTTATATGGGGTTGAGCAAGTTAGCCACTATTACTCAAACATTAGTGCAGCAGGGGCAATCTCCAGATATGCCAATTGCAGTGATCAGCCAAGGCAGCACGCCTCAGCAGCAAACGGTGATCGGTACCCTAAATAACGTGGCACAACGCGTATCGGACGCAGAGCTACCTTCGCCAGCACTGATCATGATTGGTGAATCAGTATTGTTTGCCGAGCATCTTGAGCAGGTGTCTTCTGAGTGTACGCATCAAGTCGCGTGA
- the hpf gene encoding ribosome hibernation-promoting factor, HPF/YfiA family: MIEITCKTMSVTPSMKEHVLQAFEKLNRFDTDLFNPHVIVDKDGLDIVVEARIGIPGSELFAKAQHEEFNTATNRLVDKLKQQLIRYRGKQTASRTQAA; this comes from the coding sequence ATGATCGAAATTACCTGCAAAACTATGTCAGTCACCCCATCCATGAAAGAACATGTCTTACAAGCTTTTGAAAAGCTTAATCGTTTTGATACCGACCTATTTAACCCCCACGTCATCGTTGATAAAGATGGTCTCGATATTGTGGTGGAAGCACGAATAGGCATACCCGGTTCAGAATTGTTTGCCAAAGCTCAACATGAAGAATTTAACACTGCAACCAACCGCTTGGTTGACAAGCTAAAGCAGCAACTCATTCGTTACCGCGGCAAACAAACAGCGAGTCGCACCCAAGCTGCCTAA
- a CDS encoding flagellar protein FlgN — MSNSETALDLLGQQLQRLNQLQELLLVEQKILSERKLDDLSAIPPKKNDILRQLQAGDQALAAFDLKAQQFQRHLAKAKAMLQLCKQLNEDNGKSIALAMTSIGRIHGVMSKIGQQGASTTYTAQGGKSQIGSSGNVVSV, encoded by the coding sequence ATGAGTAACTCAGAAACAGCGTTAGACCTTCTAGGTCAACAACTGCAACGTTTAAACCAACTTCAAGAACTTTTGCTCGTTGAGCAAAAGATATTGTCTGAGCGAAAACTCGATGATTTGAGCGCCATTCCACCCAAAAAAAATGACATTCTGCGGCAACTTCAAGCCGGTGATCAAGCTCTTGCCGCATTTGACTTGAAAGCTCAACAATTTCAAAGGCACTTAGCAAAAGCTAAAGCTATGCTTCAACTCTGTAAACAGTTGAATGAAGACAACGGCAAATCGATCGCGCTAGCCATGACAAGCATTGGCCGTATTCACGGTGTTATGTCAAAAATTGGTCAGCAGGGTGCATCAACAACCTACACCGCACAAGGCGGAAAATCCCAAATTGGTTCTTCAGGGAACGTTGTGTCTGTATAA
- a CDS encoding efflux RND transporter periplasmic adaptor subunit, whose amino-acid sequence MKKAIFWGALCTSCLGLMACSDAPEHVVKAPLVEVIQLPQRNNSDVQTFPAVVRAKDLTHLGFRISGEIATLPVKNGQQVKQGEVLATLDATNYTLAVQDRKAKVDLSKVQMERSKVMVAQGNMAKSMYDELEAQYRMALAEYNIAKTNLAYVDLVAPFDGIISKVVLENHETVQPGASVVEMHRIDKVELSIDLPDYVVATARRSEDETENRSLDIDVTLDSYRGETFKAKYIEHTAEQSATEKTYKLILEMPLLTNKPALQGMAGSIELDMSRLNLQFKENFLVPGEAVLVPDSIDLTTGKRVLWRLKPDNTVEQISVIVGGVKGKLLEVSGDLTEGDMIITRGQNYLVDGMQVIVKKEGSDAS is encoded by the coding sequence ATGAAAAAAGCAATTTTTTGGGGAGCATTGTGCACCTCTTGTTTAGGCTTAATGGCTTGTTCCGATGCGCCTGAACACGTCGTCAAAGCGCCTTTGGTTGAAGTGATTCAACTGCCCCAACGAAATAATAGTGATGTCCAAACATTTCCAGCTGTTGTTCGGGCAAAAGATTTAACGCATTTAGGATTCCGAATTTCTGGAGAGATCGCCACGCTTCCGGTTAAAAATGGTCAGCAAGTGAAACAAGGAGAGGTATTGGCAACCTTGGACGCAACCAATTACACCCTCGCTGTCCAAGATCGCAAGGCCAAAGTTGATTTAAGCAAAGTGCAAATGGAGCGCTCTAAAGTCATGGTTGCTCAAGGCAATATGGCCAAGAGTATGTATGACGAGCTTGAAGCTCAATATCGTATGGCTCTTGCAGAATATAACATTGCAAAGACTAATCTTGCTTATGTAGATTTGGTCGCACCGTTTGACGGCATTATCTCCAAGGTTGTGCTGGAAAATCACGAAACAGTTCAGCCTGGAGCGAGTGTTGTTGAGATGCATCGCATTGATAAAGTTGAACTGTCCATTGATTTACCAGATTACGTTGTTGCCACCGCTCGCCGATCTGAAGATGAAACTGAAAACCGTAGTTTGGACATTGATGTGACACTCGATAGCTATCGGGGAGAAACTTTCAAGGCAAAATACATTGAACATACTGCGGAGCAATCTGCAACGGAGAAAACCTACAAGCTGATCTTAGAGATGCCGCTGCTCACTAACAAACCTGCACTGCAAGGAATGGCGGGCAGTATTGAATTAGATATGAGCCGCTTAAACCTTCAGTTTAAAGAAAACTTTCTGGTGCCAGGCGAAGCAGTGTTGGTGCCAGATTCAATTGATCTAACGACTGGAAAACGTGTGCTTTGGCGCTTAAAACCAGATAATACCGTAGAGCAGATTAGTGTCATTGTTGGTGGTGTTAAAGGTAAATTGTTAGAAGTCAGTGGTGACTTGACCGAGGGCGATATGATCATCACTCGAGGACAAAATTATTTGGTAGATGGGATGCAAGTAATCGTTAAAAAGGAAGGGAGTGACGCATCATGA